Proteins co-encoded in one Streptococcus pyogenes genomic window:
- the rexB gene encoding ATP-dependent nuclease subunit B: MKLIYTEMSYSMTEILVNEARKAADQGYRVFYIAPNSLSFEKEREVLTLLPERGTFSIIVTRFVQMSRYFTVESSPSKQHLDDTTLAMIFYRALMQLKPEDLPSYGRLQNNSVFIEQLVELYKELKNAQLSVHDLTGLDHPQKQEDLIKIIELAETIMIQQDYNQDSPLQSFARAIKLGLLNNQLSKTVVVIDGFSRFSAEEDYLLSLLNNNCQEVIIGSYVSQKAYQKSFIKGNIYEASLHFLQDLAQKYHIKPVFATSNQVFKPAFSRLTQLFEATHDFSQVDWQLQKSDLDHFSLWQCHHQKEEIEHVAKSIRQKLYEGYRYKDILVLLGDMDAYQLQIGPIFDKFEIPYYLGKAEPMAAHPLVQFIESLERSQRYNWRREDILNMLKSGLFGCFDDSDIDRFEEYTQFADIKGFTKFSKPFTINSSRQYPLDFLNEMRQDIVLPLQELFKSQKQLGASLVDKLILFLKKIRLAENMQGLAQSQLEVEKNEEVWKRFTDILTSFHHIFGQEKLRLSDCLALIKTGMKSAQYRVVPATLDVVTIKSYDLVQPHSKPFVYAIGLTQSHFPKQIHHSGLLSDQERARINEIRNYRHFDIASAENSKKNHQTALSLFNAATKELVLSVSTVINETFDDLSPYLKELINFGLPLLDKGKNYLSYDNSDIGNYKALLSQIIAINRQDLIEMSDQDKMFWTVVLRYLRKQLRKQQLELPTSDYRLSTKPLSKEVIEVCFPKGIPLKLSATALTVFYNNQYNYFLKYVLNLNKTESIHPDSRIHGQYLHRVFERLMKDHTQEPFDNKLKQAIYHTNQESFFQQVYQDNAEAEYSLAILEDIVRSTAPILQLNQNIQVIDQEKNFQLDMGNEILVHGIIDRIDQLSDGSLGIVDYKSSANQFDIGTFYNGLSPQLMTYLAALKQIAPHDINQLFGAMYLHLQDPKLDLVTFKQIDNTLVESIYKALTYKGIFSEVEKEHLSTGAYQTKNALYSNDELETLLNYNKYLYLKAAKHIKKGHFLINPYTSDGKTVQGDQLKAITRFEADLDMGQARRLVTLPAKEKKECFLTLMRKESHL; encoded by the coding sequence ATGAAATTAATTTACACAGAGATGAGTTACTCGATGACAGAGATTTTGGTGAATGAAGCACGAAAAGCTGCTGACCAAGGTTATCGAGTGTTCTATATTGCTCCAAATTCTCTTTCATTTGAAAAGGAAAGGGAAGTCTTAACCTTATTGCCTGAACGAGGGACTTTTTCGATAATAGTCACCCGGTTCGTTCAAATGTCAAGGTATTTTACAGTTGAGAGCTCTCCTTCTAAGCAACATCTAGATGACACGACTTTGGCTATGATTTTTTATCGGGCCTTGATGCAATTAAAACCAGAAGATTTGCCGAGTTATGGTCGTTTGCAAAATAATTCGGTTTTTATTGAACAACTAGTTGAGTTATATAAAGAATTAAAAAACGCACAATTAAGCGTACATGATTTAACAGGGTTAGACCATCCTCAAAAACAAGAAGATCTTATTAAAATTATTGAGCTTGCAGAGACGATCATGATTCAGCAAGATTATAATCAAGATAGTCCTCTACAATCTTTTGCAAGAGCAATTAAGTTAGGACTTTTAAATAACCAACTATCAAAAACAGTTGTTGTTATTGATGGTTTTTCACGTTTTTCAGCTGAAGAGGATTATTTATTATCACTTTTAAATAACAACTGTCAAGAGGTCATCATTGGCAGTTATGTGAGTCAAAAAGCTTATCAAAAATCTTTTATTAAGGGAAATATCTATGAGGCTAGCCTTCATTTTTTGCAAGATTTGGCTCAAAAATACCATATCAAGCCGGTATTTGCGACCTCTAATCAAGTGTTTAAACCAGCCTTTTCACGGCTAACACAATTATTTGAAGCAACTCATGATTTTTCACAAGTAGACTGGCAACTCCAAAAGAGTGATCTTGATCACTTTAGCCTTTGGCAATGTCATCATCAAAAAGAGGAAATTGAACATGTAGCAAAATCCATTCGGCAAAAGCTATATGAAGGTTACCGTTATAAGGATATCTTAGTGTTGCTAGGAGATATGGATGCTTATCAATTACAAATTGGGCCTATCTTTGATAAGTTTGAAATCCCCTACTATTTAGGAAAAGCAGAGCCTATGGCTGCCCATCCATTAGTCCAATTTATAGAATCGCTCGAACGAAGTCAGCGCTATAATTGGCGTCGTGAAGACATTTTAAACATGTTAAAATCAGGACTTTTTGGTTGTTTTGATGATAGTGATATTGATCGCTTTGAGGAATATACTCAGTTTGCAGATATTAAAGGATTTACTAAATTTTCAAAGCCTTTTACCATTAACTCTTCTAGGCAGTATCCTCTTGACTTTTTAAATGAAATGAGACAAGACATCGTTTTACCTTTGCAAGAATTGTTTAAGAGTCAAAAACAACTTGGTGCTTCACTTGTTGACAAATTAATACTTTTTTTAAAAAAGATTAGATTAGCTGAGAATATGCAAGGTTTAGCACAGTCCCAATTAGAGGTGGAAAAAAACGAAGAAGTTTGGAAAAGGTTTACAGATATTTTGACTTCTTTTCATCATATCTTTGGCCAAGAAAAATTACGGCTATCAGATTGCCTTGCTTTAATTAAAACGGGAATGAAATCAGCTCAGTATCGTGTTGTTCCAGCGACATTAGATGTTGTCACTATTAAATCTTATGACCTTGTTCAACCACATTCAAAACCTTTCGTTTATGCAATTGGTCTAACTCAATCACATTTTCCTAAGCAAATTCACCATTCAGGACTACTTTCTGATCAAGAGCGTGCTAGAATTAATGAAATAAGAAATTATCGTCATTTTGATATTGCTAGTGCCGAAAATAGTAAAAAAAACCATCAAACTGCGTTATCTCTGTTTAATGCTGCTACTAAGGAGTTAGTTCTTAGTGTTTCAACGGTAATCAACGAGACATTCGATGATCTATCTCCTTATCTTAAAGAATTAATAAACTTTGGGTTACCTCTTTTGGATAAAGGCAAAAACTATCTATCTTATGATAATAGCGATATTGGTAACTATAAAGCTCTCTTGTCACAAATTATTGCTATTAACCGACAAGATCTTATAGAAATGTCAGATCAAGATAAGATGTTTTGGACTGTTGTCTTACGTTATCTCAGGAAACAGTTAAGAAAGCAACAGCTAGAGCTACCTACTTCAGATTATCGTTTATCAACAAAGCCTTTGTCTAAAGAAGTTATCGAGGTATGTTTTCCAAAGGGAATCCCTTTAAAGCTATCTGCAACTGCTTTAACCGTTTTTTATAATAATCAGTACAACTATTTTTTGAAATATGTTTTGAATTTAAACAAAACAGAATCCATTCATCCAGATTCCAGAATTCATGGTCAATACTTGCATCGTGTCTTTGAGCGGTTAATGAAAGATCACACGCAAGAACCGTTTGATAATAAGTTAAAACAAGCAATCTACCATACCAATCAAGAAAGTTTTTTTCAGCAGGTTTACCAAGATAATGCCGAGGCTGAGTACAGTTTAGCTATACTAGAAGATATTGTTAGATCAACAGCACCTATCTTGCAACTTAACCAAAACATACAGGTCATTGATCAAGAAAAGAACTTTCAGCTGGATATGGGAAATGAGATATTAGTCCACGGGATCATTGATCGTATTGACCAGCTGAGCGACGGTAGCTTGGGCATTGTTGACTATAAATCAAGCGCGAATCAATTTGATATTGGGACCTTTTATAATGGGTTGAGTCCACAACTAATGACTTACCTCGCAGCCTTAAAACAGATTGCACCGCACGATATAAACCAATTATTTGGGGCTATGTACCTTCATTTGCAAGATCCTAAATTGGATCTAGTAACATTTAAACAAATTGATAACACATTAGTGGAGAGTATCTATAAAGCGTTGACCTATAAAGGTATTTTTTCAGAAGTCGAAAAAGAGCATCTATCTACTGGTGCTTACCAAACCAAAAATGCTCTTTATTCCAATGACGAATTGGAAACACTTTTAAATTATAACAAGTACCTCTATCTTAAAGCTGCTAAACACATTAAAAAGGGACATTTTTTGATTAATCCTTATACAAGCGATGGTAAGACAGTTCAAGGAGATCAATTAAAAGCCATTACCCGTTTTGAAGCAGATCTTGACATGGGACAGGCAAGGCGACTAGTGACTCTCCCTGCTAAGGAGAAAAAAGAGTGCTTTTTAACATTAATGAGAAAGGAGAGCCACTTGTGA
- a CDS encoding transporter substrate-binding domain-containing protein, protein MNFKKIRFGFLLCLLLYPLAACNKSEQLNHYERIKKTRKLVVAVSPDYAPFEFKALVNGKDTIVGADVQLAQAIADELDVDLELSPMSFDNVLSSLQTGKADLAISGISHTKERAKVYDFSIPYYQAENAIVMRASDAKVTKNISDLNGKKVAAQKGSIEEGLVKIQLPKANLISLTAMGEAINELKAGQVYAVTLEAPVAAGFLAQHKDLALAPFSLKTSDGDAKAVALPKNSGDLTKAVNKVIAKLDEQERYKSFIAETIALTKNTMK, encoded by the coding sequence ATGAATTTTAAAAAAATAAGATTTGGTTTTTTGCTTTGCCTCCTACTTTATCCTTTAGCAGCTTGTAACAAGTCTGAACAACTTAATCACTACGAAAGAATTAAAAAAACAAGAAAATTAGTCGTTGCTGTAAGCCCTGATTATGCTCCTTTTGAATTTAAAGCTTTAGTTAATGGAAAAGATACTATTGTTGGAGCAGATGTTCAATTAGCTCAGGCTATTGCTGATGAATTAGACGTTGATCTTGAGCTTTCACCAATGAGTTTTGATAATGTTTTGTCTAGTTTACAGACTGGTAAAGCTGATCTTGCTATTTCAGGAATCTCACATACTAAAGAAAGAGCTAAAGTATATGATTTTTCAATTCCTTACTATCAGGCAGAAAACGCTATAGTGATGAGAGCATCTGATGCTAAAGTGACCAAAAATATTAGTGACCTAAACGGTAAGAAAGTAGCCGCTCAAAAAGGTAGTATCGAGGAAGGTTTAGTTAAAATACAATTACCAAAGGCCAATCTGATTTCTTTGACTGCTATGGGAGAAGCCATTAATGAACTAAAAGCAGGACAAGTCTATGCAGTTACCTTAGAAGCACCTGTAGCTGCTGGTTTTTTAGCCCAACATAAGGATCTGGCTTTAGCACCCTTTAGCTTAAAAACCAGTGATGGAGATGCCAAAGCAGTGGCCCTTCCTAAAAATAGTGGAGACTTAACCAAAGCCGTTAATAAGGTTATTGCTAAGTTAGATGAGCAAGAACGGTACAAGTCATTTATTGCAGAGACAATAGCACTAACGAAAAATACTATGAAGTAA
- the rpsU gene encoding 30S ribosomal protein S21, with protein MSKTVVRKNESLDDALRRFKRSVTKAGTLQESRKREFYEKPSVKRKRKSEAARKRKKF; from the coding sequence ATGTCAAAAACAGTAGTACGTAAGAATGAATCTCTTGACGATGCTCTTCGTCGCTTCAAACGTTCTGTTACTAAAGCTGGTACTCTTCAAGAATCACGTAAACGTGAATTCTACGAAAAACCTTCTGTAAAACGTAAACGTAAATCAGAAGCAGCTCGCAAACGTAAAAAATTCTAA
- the dnaG gene encoding DNA primase, giving the protein MGFLWGGDDLAIDKEMISQVKNSVNIVDVIGEVVKLSRSGRHYLGLCPFHKEKTPSFNVVEDRQFFHCFGCGKSGDVFKFIEEYRQVPFLESVQIIADKTGMSLNIPPSQAVLASQHKHPNHALMTLHEDAAKFYHAVLMTTTIGQEARKYLYQRGLDDQLIEHFNIGLAPDESDYLYQALSKKYEEGQLVASGLFHLSDQSNTIYDAFRNRIMFPLSDDRGHIIAFSGRIWTAADMEKRQAKYKNSRGTVLFNKSYELYHLDKARPVIAKTHEVFLMEGFMDVIAAYRSGYENAVASMGTALTQEHVNHLKQVTKKVVLIYDGDDAGQHAIAKSLELLKDFVVEIVRIPNKMDPDEFVQRHSPEAFADLLKQSRISSVEFFIDYLKPTNVDNLQSQIVYVEKMAPLIAQSPSITAQHSYINKIADLLPNFDYFQVEQSVNALRIQDRQKHQGQIAQAVSNLVTLPMPKSLTAIAKTESHLMHRLLHHDYLLNEFRHRDDFYFDTSTLELLYQRLKQQGHITSYDLSEMSEEVNRAYYNVLEENLPKEVALGEIDDILSKRAKLLAERDLHKQGKKVRESSNKGDHQAALEVLEHFIAQKRKME; this is encoded by the coding sequence ATGGGATTTTTATGGGGAGGTGACGATTTGGCAATTGACAAAGAAATGATTTCCCAAGTAAAAAATAGCGTTAATATTGTCGATGTCATTGGAGAAGTGGTCAAACTTTCCCGATCAGGGCGGCATTATCTCGGGCTTTGCCCATTTCATAAGGAAAAGACACCCTCTTTTAATGTTGTTGAAGACAGACAATTTTTTCACTGCTTTGGCTGTGGAAAATCAGGGGATGTTTTTAAATTTATTGAGGAATACCGCCAAGTCCCCTTCTTAGAAAGTGTTCAGATTATTGCCGATAAGACTGGTATGTCGCTTAATATACCGCCAAGTCAGGCAGTACTTGCTAGCCAACACAAGCACCCTAATCACGCTTTGATGACACTTCATGAGGATGCTGCTAAATTTTACCATGCAGTTTTGATGACCACTACCATTGGTCAAGAAGCTAGGAAGTACCTTTACCAGAGAGGCTTGGATGACCAATTAATTGAGCATTTCAATATTGGTTTAGCCCCAGATGAGTCAGATTATCTTTATCAAGCTCTTTCTAAAAAATACGAGGAAGGTCAATTGGTTGCTTCAGGATTGTTTCACTTGTCCGATCAATCCAATACCATTTACGACGCCTTTCGAAATCGTATCATGTTTCCCTTATCAGATGACCGAGGGCATATTATTGCCTTTTCAGGACGTATCTGGACGGCAGCTGATATGGAAAAGAGACAGGCAAAGTATAAAAATTCAAGAGGAACAGTTCTTTTTAACAAATCTTATGAATTGTATCATCTGGACAAGGCAAGGCCTGTTATTGCCAAAACCCATGAAGTGTTTCTAATGGAAGGGTTTATGGACGTGATTGCCGCTTACCGTTCCGGCTATGAAAATGCTGTTGCTTCAATGGGGACGGCATTGACTCAAGAACATGTCAATCACCTTAAGCAAGTCACTAAAAAAGTTGTTTTGATTTATGATGGTGACGATGCTGGACAACATGCTATTGCAAAATCACTAGAATTGCTTAAAGATTTTGTTGTCGAAATTGTCAGAATCCCCAATAAAATGGATCCTGACGAATTTGTACAACGGCATTCCCCAGAAGCATTTGCAGATTTGCTTAAGCAGTCACGGATCAGTAGTGTTGAATTTTTTATTGATTACCTAAAACCTACTAATGTAGACAATTTGCAATCACAAATTGTTTATGTGGAGAAAATGGCACCATTGATTGCTCAATCACCATCCATCACAGCTCAACATTCGTATATTAACAAGATTGCTGATTTGTTGCCAAACTTTGACTATTTTCAAGTAGAACAATCAGTAAATGCATTAAGGATTCAAGATAGGCAAAAACATCAAGGTCAAATAGCTCAAGCCGTCAGCAATCTTGTGACCTTACCAATGCCAAAAAGTTTGACAGCTATTGCTAAGACAGAAAGTCATCTCATGCATCGGCTCTTACATCATGACTATTTATTAAATGAATTTCGACATCGTGATGATTTTTATTTTGATACCTCTACCTTAGAATTACTTTATCAACGGCTGAAGCAACAAGGACACATTACATCTTATGATTTGTCAGAGATGTCAGAGGAAGTTAACCGTGCTTATTACAATGTTTTAGAAGAAAACCTTCCCAAAGAAGTAGCTCTTGGTGAGATTGATGATATTTTATCCAAACGTGCCAAACTTTTAGCAGAGCGCGATCTTCACAAACAAGGGAAAAAAGTTAGAGAATCTAGTAACAAAGGCGATCATCAAGCGGCTCTAGAAGTACTAGAACATTTTATTGCGCAGAAACGAAAAATGGAATAG
- the mscL gene encoding large conductance mechanosensitive channel protein MscL: protein MVKELKAFLFRGNIIELAVAVIIGGAFGAIVTSFVNDIITPLILNPALKAANVENITQLSWNGVKYGSFLGAVINFLIIGTSLFFVVKAAEKAMPKKEKEAAAPTQEELLTEIRDLLAQK, encoded by the coding sequence ATGGTTAAAGAATTAAAAGCATTTTTGTTTAGAGGAAACATTATTGAACTTGCTGTAGCAGTTATCATCGGGGGAGCTTTTGGTGCTATTGTCACTTCTTTTGTGAACGATATTATCACACCGCTTATTTTAAACCCAGCTTTGAAAGCTGCAAATGTTGAAAACATCACTCAATTGTCATGGAATGGTGTTAAATATGGTAGCTTTTTAGGAGCCGTTATTAATTTTCTTATCATCGGTACCAGTCTTTTCTTTGTTGTAAAAGCCGCTGAAAAAGCTATGCCTAAAAAGGAAAAAGAAGCTGCAGCTCCTACTCAAGAAGAATTATTGACAGAAATCCGTGATTTGTTGGCTCAAAAATAA
- the addA gene encoding helicase-exonuclease AddAB subunit AddA yields MISFAPFLSPEAIKHLQENERCRDQSQKRTAQQIEAIYTSGQNILVSASAGSGKTFVMVERILDKILRGVSIDRLFISTFTVKAATELRERIENKLYSQIAQTTDFQMKVYLTEQLQSLCQADIGTMDAFAQKVVSRYGYSIGISSQFRIMQDKAEQDVLKQEVFSKLFNEFMNQKEAPVFRALVKNFSGNCKDTSAFRELVYTCYSFSQSTENPKIWLQENFLSAAKTYQRLEDIPDHDIELLLLAMQDTANQLRDVTDMEDYGQLTKAGSRSAKYTKHLTIIEKLSDWVRDFKCLYGKAGLDRLIRDVTGLIPSGNDVTVSKVKYPVFKTLHQKLKQFRHLETILMYQKDCFSLLEQLQDFVLAFSEAYLAVKIQESAFEFSDIAHFAIKILEENTDIRQSYQQHYHEVMVDEYQDNNHMQERLLTLLSNGHNRFMVGDIKQSIYRFRQADPQIFNQKFRDYQKKPEQGKVILLKENFRSQSEVLNVSNAVFSHLMDESVGDVLYDEQHQLIAGSHAQTVPYLDRRAQLLLYNSDKDDGNAPSDSEGISFSEVTIVAKEIIKLHNDKGVPFEDITLLVSSRTRNDIISHTFNQYGIPIVTDGGQQNYLKSVEVMVMLDTLRTINNPRNDYALVALLRSPMFAFDEDDLARIALQKDNELDKDCLYDKIQRAVIGRGAHPELIHDTLLGKLNVFLKTLKSWRRYAKLGSLYDLIWKIFNDRFYFDFVASQAKAEQAQANLYALALRANQFEKSGYKGLYRFIKMIDKVLETQNDLADVEVATPKQAVNLMTIHKSKGLQFPYVFILNCDKRFSMTDIHKSFILNRQHGIGIKYLADIKGLLGETTLNSVKVSMETLPYQLNKQELRLATLSEEMRLLYVAMTRAEKKVYFIGKASKSKSQEITDPKKLGKLLPLALREQLLTFQDWLLAIADIFSTEDLYFDVRFIEDSDLTQESVGRLQTPQLLNPDDLKDNRQSETIARALDMLEAVSQLNANYEAAIHLPTVRTPSQLKATYEPLLEPIGVDIIEKSSRSLSDFTLPHFSKKAKVEASHIGSALHQLMQVLPLSKPINQQTLLDALRGIDSNEEVKTALDLKKIESFFCDTSLGQFFQTYQKHLYREAPFAILKLDPISQEEYVLRGIIDAYFLFDDHIVLVDYKTDKYKQPIELKKRYQQQLELYAEALTQTYKLPVTKRYLVLMGGGKPEIVEV; encoded by the coding sequence GTGATTTCTTTTGCCCCATTTTTAAGCCCCGAAGCTATTAAACATTTGCAAGAAAACGAAAGGTGCAGAGATCAGTCTCAAAAACGCACAGCTCAACAAATTGAAGCAATTTATACTAGTGGCCAAAATATACTTGTATCAGCTTCTGCTGGTTCAGGAAAAACCTTTGTAATGGTCGAACGCATACTTGATAAAATTTTGAGAGGTGTTTCAATTGATCGGCTTTTTATCTCAACCTTTACTGTTAAAGCAGCTACAGAACTGCGTGAGCGGATTGAAAACAAATTATACTCACAAATTGCTCAAACTACAGATTTTCAAATGAAAGTTTATTTAACAGAACAATTGCAATCTCTTTGTCAAGCTGATATTGGTACTATGGATGCTTTTGCACAGAAAGTAGTAAGTCGCTATGGTTATAGCATTGGCATTTCATCCCAATTTCGTATCATGCAGGATAAAGCAGAACAAGATGTTTTAAAGCAAGAGGTGTTTAGCAAACTCTTTAATGAGTTTATGAATCAAAAAGAGGCACCGGTGTTTAGGGCTCTTGTGAAAAATTTTTCTGGTAACTGTAAAGACACTTCAGCTTTTAGAGAGTTAGTTTATACTTGTTATTCTTTTAGCCAATCGACAGAAAACCCAAAAATATGGTTGCAAGAAAATTTTCTAAGCGCTGCTAAAACTTACCAAAGACTTGAAGATATCCCGGATCATGATATTGAACTCTTACTTTTGGCAATGCAAGACACTGCAAATCAGCTAAGAGATGTGACTGATATGGAAGATTATGGGCAGCTGACTAAGGCAGGTAGCCGATCTGCTAAATACACTAAACACTTAACGATCATAGAAAAGTTGTCTGATTGGGTGCGTGATTTTAAATGTTTGTATGGAAAAGCCGGATTGGATCGGTTGATCAGAGATGTGACAGGCCTTATACCATCTGGGAATGATGTTACAGTCTCGAAGGTAAAATACCCTGTTTTTAAGACCTTGCATCAAAAATTAAAACAATTTAGGCATTTAGAAACAATTTTAATGTATCAGAAAGACTGTTTTTCCTTATTGGAACAGTTACAAGATTTTGTGCTTGCGTTTTCAGAAGCTTATTTAGCTGTCAAAATACAAGAAAGTGCTTTTGAATTTTCAGATATTGCACACTTTGCAATCAAAATTTTAGAGGAAAATACGGATATTCGCCAATCCTATCAGCAACACTATCATGAGGTGATGGTTGATGAATATCAAGATAACAATCATATGCAAGAGCGACTCCTGACCTTACTATCGAACGGTCATAATCGCTTTATGGTAGGAGATATCAAACAATCGATCTATCGATTTCGGCAAGCCGATCCTCAGATTTTTAATCAAAAGTTTAGAGACTATCAAAAAAAACCTGAGCAGGGGAAAGTGATTTTACTCAAAGAAAACTTTCGTAGCCAATCAGAGGTGTTAAATGTCAGCAATGCTGTTTTTAGTCACTTAATGGACGAATCAGTAGGAGACGTCTTATACGATGAGCAACATCAGTTAATAGCAGGTAGTCATGCTCAAACAGTCCCCTATCTAGACCGTCGTGCTCAGTTATTGCTATATAATAGCGATAAAGATGATGGCAACGCCCCTTCAGATAGTGAGGGTATTTCATTTAGTGAGGTTACAATTGTTGCCAAAGAAATTATTAAGCTTCACAATGATAAGGGTGTCCCTTTTGAAGACATTACGTTACTCGTTTCTTCAAGAACAAGAAATGATATCATTTCTCATACATTCAATCAATATGGTATTCCTATAGTAACAGATGGTGGGCAGCAAAACTATCTTAAATCTGTTGAAGTGATGGTTATGTTAGATACATTACGCACCATTAATAACCCAAGAAATGATTATGCCCTTGTGGCTTTACTGCGCTCACCGATGTTTGCCTTTGATGAGGATGATTTAGCAAGAATAGCACTTCAAAAAGACAATGAGCTAGATAAAGATTGCCTATATGACAAGATACAAAGGGCTGTGATTGGAAGAGGTGCTCATCCTGAATTGATTCACGATACCTTGCTTGGCAAGTTAAATGTTTTTTTAAAGACGTTGAAAAGCTGGCGTCGATACGCTAAGCTAGGGTCGTTGTATGACTTGATTTGGAAAATTTTTAATGATCGTTTTTATTTTGATTTTGTAGCTAGTCAAGCAAAAGCAGAACAAGCACAAGCTAATCTATACGCATTAGCTCTACGTGCTAATCAGTTTGAAAAATCGGGCTATAAAGGGCTATACCGTTTTATTAAAATGATTGATAAGGTACTTGAGACGCAAAATGACTTAGCTGATGTGGAAGTGGCTACTCCTAAACAAGCTGTTAATTTAATGACCATTCACAAGTCTAAAGGTTTACAATTTCCGTATGTATTTATCCTTAATTGTGACAAGCGCTTCTCAATGACAGATATTCATAAATCATTTATTCTGAATCGGCAGCACGGTATCGGTATCAAGTACCTTGCAGATATCAAAGGTTTACTTGGTGAAACAACACTCAATTCTGTTAAAGTAAGCATGGAAACCTTACCTTATCAATTGAACAAACAAGAGTTGCGCTTAGCAACTTTATCAGAAGAAATGCGCTTACTGTATGTTGCTATGACACGAGCTGAAAAAAAAGTTTATTTTATTGGTAAAGCTAGTAAGAGCAAAAGTCAAGAAATCACAGATCCTAAAAAGTTAGGCAAACTTTTGCCGCTGGCTTTACGAGAACAGTTATTGACATTCCAAGATTGGCTATTAGCAATAGCAGATATATTTTCAACTGAAGATCTTTATTTTGATGTTCGCTTTATTGAAGATAGTGATTTGACACAAGAGTCAGTCGGACGACTTCAAACACCACAGTTATTAAATCCAGATGATCTTAAAGATAATCGTCAATCAGAAACAATTGCACGGGCTTTAGATATGTTAGAAGCAGTGTCTCAATTGAATGCCAATTATGAAGCAGCTATTCATTTGCCAACAGTTCGAACGCCTAGCCAACTTAAGGCAACTTACGAGCCTTTATTAGAACCCATTGGTGTAGATATTATAGAGAAATCTTCTCGATCGCTATCTGATTTTACTTTGCCACATTTTTCAAAAAAAGCAAAAGTTGAAGCAAGTCATATTGGATCAGCTCTTCATCAGTTGATGCAGGTGCTCCCTTTGTCAAAACCGATAAATCAACAAACGCTTTTAGACGCTTTAAGAGGAATTGATAGTAACGAAGAGGTAAAAACAGCTCTTGATCTCAAAAAAATAGAGTCGTTCTTTTGTGATACAAGCCTAGGCCAATTTTTTCAGACTTACCAAAAACACTTGTATCGAGAAGCGCCATTTGCTATTTTAAAACTTGACCCTATCAGTCAAGAAGAGTATGTCCTACGTGGTATTATAGATGCCTACTTTTTGTTTGATGATCATATTGTATTAGTGGACTATAAAACAGATAAATACAAGCAGCCCATTGAGTTAAAAAAGCGTTACCAACAACAGTTGGAGTTATATGCAGAAGCTCTCACTCAAACGTATAAACTTCCTGTGACTAAGCGCTATCTTGTTTTAATGGGAGGTGGAAAGCCAGAAATTGTCGAAGTTTAA